The Chryseobacterium phocaeense genome includes the window AAATTTTTTTTCCTCTACATAAGCAATACTATCACTTCCTTTCAATGAACTCTGATATTGGGAACTCAAAAATAAAGTGTCCTTTTTAATCATCCAAATTCCTGACAACCTCTCGATAGAACTCGGATAGGTTAATACAAATACATTATTTTTTTTTAGTGATAAGATATTACTTGGTGCATCCGTAGAATAACATATATTCTCATATTTTCCTAATTTTAACTGTGAACTACAATTAACTAGGAAAATGCACAATAATATAAAAATTAGTTTTCTCATTTTTTATAATAGGTTTGCCCCTCAACACGAAATGCTTTTCCTTGATTCGCTATATTTTGTAAAGCTACTTTTCGTTGAGCAGGTGGTAGTTTCATAGCTCGGGATATTTCTGGGTGATTAGTTGTATTTATTGGACCAGTAGGAAGATTTTTATATGCATCTGGTAGACTTCCTGTACTATATGAATCATTTTGCCCAAACAACTTACCTCTCTGATAACCAACAACTTCATCTGTCTTATCATGTAAAAAAGCAACACCTTTTTCGTCTTGATCTCTTGTTACACTTCCGCTTTCTCCTGTTTCAAATTGATAACCATGTTTTAATTCATGGGCAAACATTGCAAGACCAGAATTTTTTGGGAGTACCATATAAGCTTTTCCATTATTATAATTAAATCCAAAGGCTCCAGTTTTAAAACTAGAATCACTCAAGTCATCATTTTCAATTACATCATAAATTTGATTTGAAGCTGCCATAGTTGCCGTTTCACCTCTAACTGACTCTAAATCAGCATTATTTGCTTTTAAATCAGCTATATTGCTTTTCCATCTCTTAATTTGTCCAGCTTTTCCTCCAGCAGCTATTTTAGATTCAAAATCTGTTATTTTAACATTATTTTTGGCTTGCCTAGAATTAATATCAGCAATTAATCTATTAACCCATATCCAAGCATCTTCTGTGAATTCATTACCATCAATATCAAAATACATTATTGGATTATTACCCGCATAATGGTAGGGAGATAATGAAAAATATTTTTCTGCTTTATTGTCAACAACTCCCCATCTACCCAAATCCGGCATATAAAATCTCGCCCCATAATCATACATCCCAGTTTCTTGTAGTTCTTTTCCATTATACTTGTAACTATAATAACTTCCAAGATTAGCTCCTTCGAAAATCCCCTGAATATGGTTCAATCCAAAAGGGTAATAGTCATTCTTATCCGTTACTTCCAGAAGTCCTTCGCTGTTTTTTGCAAAGCTTACCCTGGCATTTCCAAGGTGATCTCTGTATTGGTAAATATAACGGTTTTCCGTGAAACTGTAAAATCCTTCTGCTGTTGGAACAAAATCCAGCTTCCATTGTGGTGTTAAGTCAATATCAGGAAAAGTTTTTGCTACGTTGGTGTACGCCTGCTCTTCAAAAGCATTATCCGTTTTACAGGTCAGGCATATTCCTCCGCCTTCTAAATAGCTGTATTGAAAACCATCCAGATAATCTGTAATATGGGTGGAGCCTGAGGCGCCTCTACGGCCTTGCTTGTAATAATTCTTACGAAGCTTTGTTCCATCGGCACGGTAAAGATAAGTTAACGTGGCACTTGAAGGCTGTCCCAACATGAATGGGTCGGGAAGGATAATGGAAAAGCTATCCGGCAGGTTAAGATAATTGTACACAATACTCTGGATTCCTTTGTCTTTCATATTGATCATATTACCATTCAGGTCATAATCAATGGTGTTATTTCCGCCCTCATATCCGGTGTCATTAAGCGCACTTTCGGTTACTTTATCCAATCTGTTTCCTGTATACTGATAGGTTAGGTTATCCACTGTTGTGGCAGTTGTGCCGGAAACAGGAACTGCATTTCTTTTTAAGGAAGCAATATTTCCGTTTACATCATAGGTTAAACGCTCGTCATAATTTTTATTATGCGGGTTGGTAGTCTCTGGCTCTGCATATTCAGCATCAGTTAATCTGTTAAGTTTATCATAAGTATAATTATATCTTTTGAGATTATTGAGAGTAGACACATTCCAGTCTATTTCAGCAATACTTCCATTGTATCTGCCGGGAGCAATTGTCGAATAAACAGGATCAGTATATCTTAGTGTATATCCAAATAATTTTCCGTTAAGGTTAGCCGGATCATTGATCTGGGACATCCAACCCCTGATATTGTATTTGTAATCAATGCTTTGAAGTGTGGCAGAAGCTGTAATACCTCCCAGTTTCTTATTAGAAATCTGAGAAAGCTCATTATAGGTATTCTGTACCAGGATTTCTTCAGGATTGCTGTCTACTTTATGTTTGTGGACAAGAAGCCTGTTCTGATGGTCATATGTAAAGTTTTCAGTAATCACTCTTTCGGTGTCCGCATCCAGCCTTTTATGTTTTGTAACCATAGTTTGTGCTACCCCGGTAAAATCCAGTTTCGATTCTGTTTTGGTATAACCTCCCAGATGATTAATGGAATAAGTACCAATTCCACGGCCTTTTTTATCATAGTAGTTATAGTTCTTTGTCCAGTTGTCATCTTCAAGATTCTTTATAAAACTCATAACTGGAAGATTATTTGTGCTGACATCTGCTGTAGGGCTATCCGTAGACGATAACTGGCCTAAAACAGATGTTGGGAAAGTCGGGTTAAAGCTGTATGGTGGGTAAGAATCATAATAATTTAAAGAAAGTAATGTAACCCATTTAGAAGAATTGGGATATGTATTATCTGGATTTCCGTAGTATACTGGCATACCCTGTCTTTCAAAAAGAGCGGTGCTCAATCTATTGACGTTATTAAACGCTAGACCGTCTGCAATTTCTTGCTCTGCAATTCTTGATCCACCAGTATTAATTCCCACAATAGCTATTCTTCCAAACTGATCATACTTCGAATACTGCCATTGCCCCTTTTCCCTTAAATTAGCATCTTGTGTAGCAACTAATCTATCCTGCCTGTCATAAACAAAGGATTCTAAACCTTTATTTGGCAGTTTTCGCTCAACGAGTCTGAGTCTTTTATCATAACGATACTGATAGCATAGTTCATTTAAAACAGCATCTGGAACTACAGTTCCGGGACTCAAACTTTTGATCATATCTGAAGCCTTGGGAGGAATTACAAATGCGATTTGGTTCTGCTCATTATAAACATAATAAGTATCTGCATTTTCTGTTTGGCTTAAGACATTTCTACTAAGTAACGTCTGCCCTTCCAGATTTTTAAATTCTATTCTAATATTTCCATCTTCATCTGTGGTGATATTTTTATATAATTGTTGAGCTATAAAAAATCCGTTTGATGAATTTGTCACAGCTACTTTCAAAATAGAGCTGGTTCTGTTTTCTACCCATGTAGTTGTGGTAAAGTACTTTCTGACTTCTCCATCTGTATTTGTATCATAATCGAATTTTACAGGTTTTGAAGACCAATCATTTCCAACATTGATCTGCTGAAGCATTTTGTCTAGTGGAGAACTTTCTAACCTTTTCTCGGAATAAATCTTTTCCGATCCATATATATCGGATTGTGTTGCGTTACTCAAAGGATTAGAATAAAGCTCTCCGTCTTGCGTCAGCGACTGTGGTACCGGAAGGTAAAATTTCACCTGCCTTCCGAACTCATCATATTCTAAATGATTAACTACATCTCTTCCTAAAGGGGATGCTTTTACATTAACCACTTGTTTCGGTCTTCCCAAACCATCAAAATACTGAACCGTATTAATTTGTTTAGCGGTTGTACTTGTAGCGGTTACAGGTTCAAGATAACTTCTTGATTGTATATAATTTTCTGTTGCTGTTTGCCCATAACTTTGTACAATAACAGAGAGTAAAATGAGCGTACTTAATAATTTTTTCATCATTAATTAATTTATAGAGAAGGTAAAGTCAAAAACCATATTCATGTCGTTAACCAGAGAGGGAGATGCAGAACTGATCTTAGCCGTGATATTTCCGTTAGGATCAATTGTTAACAACCAAACTCCATTAGCAAAAGTACTACTGGAACGCTGCCCTGAAGGTATACAGTTTCCACTAATCTTTCCTACTACAACTCCTGTGCTCCAAGGAAGATTACTAAAATATCTGAATCCCATCTGCACTCTGAACTCATTTGTATTATTTAGAAAAATTGATCCATAATGAAATTGGTTGATCCCGCTTCCCTTAGTTACAGAGCAATTCATCGTAGTACAGGTACCATACAGATTTGCAGCTGCTTGCCCGTTGCTATTAACATCATTTTGAGCCTGTTGATTTGCATCATCCTGATTGATAATCGAGGTATACTGACCCTCTGGTACAATATAGGTATAGTTACCACCTATAGCATTGGGACCACAATTATTACGTGTAAAAGTCCCACTCTTTATTGAACTATAATGCTTGGTTGGTGTAAAATTGTATTTATTATCTTTGAGGATATTACCTTCTTTATCTAATACCCTTATAAGCCTGTTGGATGCATCATACTTATAGAATTCTCTGAAGCCAGATGGGGAAGTGATTGTTTTAACTCCAATTAAAGGGTCATAAGTATACACGGTAATTTTGAAATCTTTAAACTCCACCCTCTTTCTAAAATTATCTAATTCAGCAATTAGACTAGATTCAGTAGATTCATCTGTATCCAGATCTGATTTTTTAACGATATTTAATTGCAGGTATGAATTGTTATCATTAGTATCTAATCCAAAAGCCTGCATAACCTGTGAATAAGTTCCTCCTTCTATTTTTGCAATTGGATGGGTTTGCTTATATCCCCAGATAACTGTAACTGGTGACCCTTCTTTGGTAGTATACTGCAAGATTTTGCCCTTTGAGTTATATTTATCAAAAGTTCCGTCTACAGGGGTGTTTATATTTGGATCATTTAAATTATATGTAGTTACTGAAGTGGGATTGAAATGAGTTAGATTATCAAATTTAATTGAACGGTTAAGAATTTGGACCCCATTCTTAAACATACTGGTTCCTGTATTGTCGGATAAAATATTAGCCTGAAGAAATCTACTCATTGAACTGGATTGCCCGGCGGATTCACTAATTAAATCTGAATCAGGTGTCAGAGTCTCTGTCTTCCATAACAAATTGTAATTATTATAAATATAATCTACTTTTGTTAAAAGTAATTTATTATTTAAATAATCTTTTGTTTGCGTTTTTTTCAACAAGGATTGTTTTGAAAAAACAGGATAAAAGCTGAATGCTGTGACTGGATTATCTACAAGATCAGGCTGATAAACCCCGTTGTTATTACATGAACTCGCTATTACACAGGCATTTGTGTATGCAGTGCTGTAATAAATATTAAGTGATGAGCCATAGAATAAGCTGGAAAGTGAATTTGAATATTCATTCTCAATTTCTCTAACTAAGGTATCATTAGAATCAAATAACTTTATTCTGTTTACTAGTCCATTCTCTGGATTATCCTTAGATTTAATTTTAGGGAAATATACTGGCACTTTATCATCTTTGAATTGATATTCAGTTTCAGGATTATTATAATAATAGGTTACTGTTTTCCCCTTAGAAGTGTTATTATTATCCACCTCCTTCTTCGTTACAGAAGAATAAGCAACCATATTTCCTGCTGAAAGTGGAGACGAAGTATTATCTGAAACGGCAAGAAGGGAAAGGGTTGTAAAATTGTATGTAGTAAAACTATTATAACTACCGTTCACTCCGGAAATAAGCCTTGTGGTTGTTTTCTTAAAAAGATCCAATGGGTTATGAGATTTACCGCCCTCATATTCAAATATAGTTTGCGTTAATATATTATCGTTAGAGTCATAATTTATTTGTTTCTTTAATCGTATGCCATTACCATTAGTAATTGCTGACGGATACTCATTAACAAAGAGATTGTCGGCACTATTAAGCTCGTAATCAAACTTTGCATATCCTGTAGTTGGATATGTTATTTTTTCCAAAATCCCCGCTTTTGCAAACTCCAGATTAGCTTTTCTTTCATTATTATTTTTATCATTTAAAGGGACATTTGTTCCTCCGTTCAGCGTAAAATTAAAGTCCAGAGGATTTGGAAAAAGGGTTTTGTTTTCCAGATTTCCATTAAAATACCCCCAATAGTCAACGGCAAAGGAGTCTTTTTCCGGAAGTAACACAGCATTATATTTAAAAGAATAGTGATCAACATCATTTATTACAATGGCATTGAGTTTTAATCTTTTGTTAAAACGATTAACATCGGTAATGGGAAAAGCGGTCGCCGGAATATTTAAATTCCCGGCTTCGGAACGTACAGTTTTAGTATTCTGCGCCGTAAAATATGAGTAATTAAAATCAATCTTTTGGGCTATTTGAGCTATATTATTTTTAACTACTATTTTATCAAGCTTGCTATTTTTTGACCAGTCTTCCCTTTCGGAATATTCAAAACTTACCGTACCAAAATCCCCGCTAATATCTTGTACCAGCAAAACGTTTTTTGTATAATATCCCAAGTGAAAACCTACTGGAATTAAGTATTCTCCAACAGTTTGTGAAGTCAAATAGGGTACGCTTGAATAATTCGGTCCGTTAAACGAGCCATTGTATTCCCCTCCGTATCCATTTGTCGGTTTACAAGCACCACTATAGTAAGTATTGGCAGGAAAGAGGCTGTCATTGTGTGTATAGTAATTAGAAGCTAATGAGAGATTCATGTGCTGTGCATAAGCCGGTATTGAACCCGGTTCTAAGCTCTCCTTATAATTAATAGTAACTGTCCTATTATTTTTATCGATGATTTTAGTCACAACATAATTTCTTCCCTGTACATTTGACATAGTGGTTGTTCCATTAGAATTTATTGAAGCAACTCCAAATTCTTCAGCTTTACTGAAGTAGTATCTAATCCCTGCAGGGCTTGTAATAATAAATAAATCAGATGTATTATACTCTATTTTATATCCTCTTTTATTAATGCTTTCAAATGTAGGAGCGAAACTCAAATTCGGATAGAGATTGGTCTTAAAATTCTTAGTTATGAATTCTATTTTCTCTCCAAATAAATTGCATATAAAAATATCGGGGGCAGTATCATACTCGGTGAGTCCATGGTTATAATTTTTAAAATATCCTCCAATAGGAAGCATTGCTTTCATTGACTTATAATAAGTATATTTATCATACCCCAATTGATTAAGATACTGAGAAGGGATAGCCGAATTTTCACAAGCTTCAAAATTATTTCTTGTAAAGGGCGGAGTACTGTCATATAAAAAATCTAATTTTAATTTATTGTACTCACTGAAGTCATCAAACCCTCCGGAAACATACTGTGTTATTGTTGCCATTGGAATTCCCCAACCTAATCCTACATGGGAAGCTTCATCACGAACTTTGATACCATTGCCTGAAATATAATTTAGATTTAAAGGAATGTTAATGTCTCCTTCCTCCACGTTATACAATGGAATAGAAGGTGAATTTGCTCCGATATATTCTGAGTTTTGTATTTCACCATAACGTTGAAAAGTCTGAGTTGAAGGAGTTTTAGGAAAATCATTAAAATAGTAGGCTCTATTTTTATCTGCTTGAGCGTATAATTTAACAAACGATAAAATTAAGGTTGTTATAAATGTAATCTTTCTTTTCATCATAATTTATTTCTTAATTAATTTTGCAGTTGCCGTTTTATTTGTATCCGTCTTTATCGTCACCAGATAAGCCCCCTGAACTAAATTCTGGCTATTTATCTTCGTCACCTTATTCTTAGTCTTCAAGCTCTGAAGCTGCCTTCCGCCCATGTCGTATAATAGAATATCAGCTTCCTTGAATTCAAAGCCGATTTCTACATAAGCAAAATCTGAAACCGGGTTTGGATAGATTTTTATGTCTTGTTTTTCAATCAGCTTATTAATCTGGCTGTCTCCAAGTTTCACAATCTTCCAGTTTTCCTTTCCTAATTCTTCTGCGCTGGTTCCGGCCAGAATAATAGATCCATCCCGGTTCAGCTTAATATCTGAAAGCCTCTCTTCTCTTTTTCTGGATTCTCCTTTTACATGTTTTCTCCACTTCTCATTACCATCCTTATCTAAATACAGCATCCAGAAGGTTTCATCCTCTGCTTCAATCCTTCCTTCTGCCTGAGTGTAGCCACCTAACAAAACTCCTTTTGAAGTTTTATCATCTGCGGAATGCAGAACACTTGCTCCCATCAGAATATCTCTGTTTCCGAAATTGTAAGATTTTTGCCAGATTTCTTCACCTCTTTCGTTCAATGAAATTAGCCACAGGTCTGTTCCTTCTTCTATTCCTATGGTTTTATTCCCTGATCGTTCCGACCTGGATTCGCCACCGATTAAAAATCCGTTGGATGTTAAGGCTAATGTTCTTAGATGGTCATCTCCTTTTCCTCCGAAGTTCTTTTCCCATTCTACCTTATTATCCTTTGAAATCTTGATGACCCAAAAATCCCCTTCACCATAGTTGTCTGTTTTCTTTGATCCGCCCAGGCCACTTCTGGAGTACATCCCAACCAAAACACCTCCATCCTTAGAAGGAATCATTTTCTCTACCTCATCTAATCCCTTTCCTCCTAAAATAAGTTGAGAAAGCTCCTTTGCATCTTTATCCAGTTTAATAATCAGGGCATCTTTAGATCCGTAGCCTTTAGTAGAGCCCTGAACATTTCCTGCTACAAAGAATCCCATGTCTGTAGTCTGTACTACGGCACGGGCTTCCTCAGAAGAAGAGCTTCCCAAGGTTTTCTGCCATAATTCATCCCCAAATTCATTTAGTCTGATGAGCCAAATATCTGATCCTCCCTTGGAATCTTCCTTTTTATCCAGACCTTTTCCTGAATATGAAGTTCCTGCAAGAAGATTTCCTCCATCCTGAGTGTTTACGGAGGCAGACAGATAGTCATGGTTATTTCCTGAGAAATATTTTTCCCAGACATCTTCTCCCTGCTGGTTAAGCTTCACGAGGTGGAAGTCATAACCACAATTTTGTTTCTTGGCTCCTGAGCCTGTAGAAGGAGAAGTTGTAGCAGAGCTGCTACGTGATTGGATGCTGCTTCCCGTAATTAAATACTGACCATCTATGGTTGTTGTGACCTGGCTTAGGAAATCCTGAGTGCCGGATTTAATATCCCGTTGCCATGCTACCTCTGTTTCCTGGGCTGATACTCCCAGAAATGCACACAAGACCAGTGCACCTAAGTAATTTTTTTTCATAATTGTTATTTTTTGCGCGAATTTAAAGATTATATTCTGATTCTCAGATAAGAAACCGTAAATTATAACGGTTATGTATAGAGCTAGCTCTTTATCCCGATAAACAAAGTGTTTTCATAATGTGTTGTTTTTTAAATGTTTATACTCTATTTTTCTGTAATGCAAAGCTATTACAGGGGTGCGACAAAGCATGTCGTATTTTATCGCGAATGATCGCAAACGCGATAAATTTTCAAAATATTTATTTTTTATACTGTTTTTATATAAGGAAAGGCACGGAGCAAAAGTCAATCCGTATTAGAGGTACTAGGATACCCAAAGACCAGAAAGACTCCGCCCGTGCCCAATATAGGACATGGGCGTAAGCCTATCAAATTTGGTCTTTTAAGAAGATTCCTAGTTTTCTAATACCATTGATAGAAGCTTACGCTTGTTTCGTTAAAATTATTGTTGCGAAGATAAAAATATTTTTGAAACTGAATTATTAAATTCACAGAAAGAAGAAATATATTTTAAAGCAGCCTTCTACTTTATGAACAATCCCTTTATTGTCTTGTAATAATAATTCACTATTAAATTATTATTTAATCCTTTTTTTCTCAGTAAAAAAACTCTTGCATAATAAAAGTTTTGAAAAATCCATATCCCATAGTGGCTCATTTTTATTAATTACAATCAGTGTTTCATCATTGAGATCAAAAGGTTCTACAAAGCAATAATAAAGTAATCGCCCTACAATTGCTTTAATAATCTTACCCTTATTATTCAATTCACAATATAGATAGCAGGGAGTATTTTTTCTATTGATATTAAATTGAAAGAGGATATGTTCTTTCACTATTCTTTTTTTTCCAGAGAAAGACCATCCACTTAGTCGTTTCACTCTTCCTTTATTAGATATTACATATTGGTCTTCAAAACCTATTATAGGGATTGGCTTCCAATATTCACCGGGAAGATTCTCTACAGATAGGTTCATACATGGCGGTGGATTGTTTTTATTAATCCTGGGTCTCCCAAGGTTTTTCCAGAGTGCTTCATTAAACAACTTTCCAGATGTAGCTTTTATTCCATTTATCAGAAACTCTTCCTTACTTGGTGGATCGCTTTGCAAAAACCACCGAAATGCTCCGGCTGTTAAAAATATTTTATTGATTACATTTATAATTCTTTCGCAGGAAATGCCAAGTTCTTTTTCGGCAGCATAAATACTATCAAATTGATTGATTAGTACACCTTCTAAATTATATTGGCTAACAGGTTGCAGATATATGACGTGTATATTTTTAGCCCTGTTTGAATGATACATTCTAAGGCTTTCTTCTTTTACTGAAATTTTCTCCAGATTATTACAATGCATATGAAGTCTATTATTATCCTTGGGTATAATAACGACAGTACGATCTTCCAAATCAAATTCTTCAATAAAATGATAATACACAATACGGCCTAAAGACTTTGTATGAGCTTTACCGTTTCGTGAAAGTTTACATTGTAAATTATAAGTATAGCTTTGGAGATAATTATTGAAATTTTTAGAGAAAAGTGGTTGTAAAATCAATTCTTCCAACATGTATCTGTACCCCAGAGGAGATTGAAACCAACGCTTACATCTTTTTACCCGCCCATAGTTCGAGATTTCATAATTCTCAAAACCTTCAATAGGTTTCCACTCTTCATCAGGAAGGTTTTTAAGTGATTTATTATAAAGCACATTCTTTAAATATTGATCTTCCAGTTCATTCATAAATTGAAGATTTCTTTTTGTATACAAATTATATAATATTTATATGGAATATTGGACGTAAGTAATTGACAAAATATAATGATTTTGAGAATATTTAAAAGTGTTCAAATATAAATTTAATGCTCTATAAGCTTTCTCACATGCAAACAGATAGCGAGATACGCTAGATATGCATAAATTCAGCAACTGATTCTATTAATTATATTTTCAAAAATTCTGGAATAGGAAAACAGGTAAGATTGTAATTACGTAGTCCCTATTTTTAAAGTAAATTCATTGATTCTTTTTACCTATAATGGTTTGAAGTGCCTTTTATTACTACAGAAATCTAATACAGTTCTTTTAAAGCTCTTGTGTTCACCTTGTGTGTCTGTGTGAACCGCATTTTTATTATTCACATAAATATTTATTGACTCTAAAAATACGGTGTAATTAAAATATTAGCAGAAAAATCTAAATTTTCCTGTTCAAAATTCCAAATGTATTTATAGGATTATCTTATCGATCATCATTAATTCACATTTTTGATCGCTAGATCGTCTTTGTTTTCATTATGATCTAATTGCTGCCAATAGGAATACATCTGCTCTGAAAGGGTACTGTTATCAATTCCGATATATCCTAAAAATTCAGTTTCGGTCTTGTGGCCTGTAACACTCATGATAATAGCAGTAGGAATCTTACTATAATACATGGTTGCGAAGGTTCTTCTACAAATATGTGATGAGATTAAATCGTGGAGAGGATAGCTTCCAAAGACATAGTGTTTTTCAACCTCATCATATACTCTTCCATATTCAGCGCGATCTATAGCTGCCAGCTTAGATATTTTTTTCAGATTCTCATTAAAAATAGTCTTTGCACTCTCCAGATTTGTTGAAAACTGTGCTGGAAAAGATCCCTTCCTTTTGTCAAGGATTTTCTTTACTTCCACATGAATAGGAACCAAGACAGGAGTTTTGGTTTTCTTTTGGCTTAAATTGATGAATTCTTTGCCATTGATCGAGACAATTTTTTCAGGGGTCATTCTAAACAAATCCGATGCTCTTTGCCCGGTATAACAACCAATAATCAGCCAGTCACGCGTTTGTTCCAGCTTTTCATTGACTATTAATAATTCTTGTATTCTTTGCAGTTCTTCCGGCTTTAAATACGGAGTGGGAGTATCAACAGTAAATCCTTTTATTTCGCTCAACTGGTCATGGACCTCAATATTATCTATTTTGGCATCTTTGAAAATTGTCTTGGTATATTTCAAATACTTCCCAACTGTATTATCACTCAGATGCTGCCCCCGAAGAAAGATAACAAACCTGTTTCCAGCAGAAATATTATAATCTGAAACTTTAAGCCTAGTTTTTTCTGTCTTTAAAAATTCCTGGAACTTATCAACAATCGTTAAATGCTTTTGTCTGGTTCCTTTTGTAATTGGCTTTCCCTTATATTTTCTAAAGGGCAAAATATCAGTCTTATAATGTTCCAAATAGTTTTCTATAAAATCAAGCTTTTCAATTTTGCGCCCTCCGGAATAGTAAGCATCAATAATTTCAGCCAACCATTCTCCACCTATAATTTCAGTTTCATTTCTTTTCCTATACTGTTCTAAAATAAATGATTCCAGTTTTGTTAAGGTATTGATCTGTTCAGTTTGATTCTGTAGTGCCTCTCTGGTTAACGCCGTCCTCTGCACTACCATGCCTTTTTTAGCATTCCAGTTTTCTGGATTCACTGTTTCGCGGGTTTTTCGTTTATAAACCTGATTGCTGCCTATCGAAAAGCGGACATAGATTACTGCACTTTGTTTCTTTGACTGAATAATAAATTTTACCGTAGCCATAATCTCTACTTAAATCTTTTAGAAAACAAATTTAGTCAATTTTTAGACAATAATATGCTTTTTTACCTTAAATACATCTTACTTTATTTAACTACGTAAAGAATAAAAAAAACAAATTAAATACTGAATAACAATAATTTAAATATTTAAACACTATAAATTAAAATAAAATGAATTTAAATTGATTAAGGAATTACACTCCCTGTGGGTCTACAAACCATCCTTTTTTAAGGATGGTTTTTGTTTTAAAATCCTAAGAGTTTAAATTTAAACTGAATCGCAAAATTATCTTTGAATTTAGGTGTATTGTAATAGCCTACCCTGTAGAAAAAGCCTAAATTAAACTGCGACGATAAGAAGTTGTTCCATTCAAGACCCACTTCGTTATATAAATGATCCAGTTTTTTGAATTCGAACTGGTGGAATTCCGGATTTTTCATATCCCCGATGGTTCCTCTGTAGATCAGGTCAAAGCTGGATACGTTCTTCCCGAAACTTTTGAAATACCACGGTAACCTGTGCGTAAGATATGCACCAACGAACTTATCGTTGTAATATCTTCCACCTTCCATTGTGGCAAAACCCAGATAAGAAGTCAGATTAAAATTCAGGCCTCCTCTTCCGTTGCCCAATCCATTCATGGTAAAATTCTTCCAGAC containing:
- a CDS encoding T9SS type A sorting domain-containing protein produces the protein MKKNYLGALVLCAFLGVSAQETEVAWQRDIKSGTQDFLSQVTTTIDGQYLITGSSIQSRSSSATTSPSTGSGAKKQNCGYDFHLVKLNQQGEDVWEKYFSGNNHDYLSASVNTQDGGNLLAGTSYSGKGLDKKEDSKGGSDIWLIRLNEFGDELWQKTLGSSSSEEARAVVQTTDMGFFVAGNVQGSTKGYGSKDALIIKLDKDAKELSQLILGGKGLDEVEKMIPSKDGGVLVGMYSRSGLGGSKKTDNYGEGDFWVIKISKDNKVEWEKNFGGKGDDHLRTLALTSNGFLIGGESRSERSGNKTIGIEEGTDLWLISLNERGEEIWQKSYNFGNRDILMGASVLHSADDKTSKGVLLGGYTQAEGRIEAEDETFWMLYLDKDGNEKWRKHVKGESRKREERLSDIKLNRDGSIILAGTSAEELGKENWKIVKLGDSQINKLIEKQDIKIYPNPVSDFAYVEIGFEFKEADILLYDMGGRQLQSLKTKNKVTKINSQNLVQGAYLVTIKTDTNKTATAKLIKK
- a CDS encoding NUMOD4 domain-containing protein — its product is MNELEDQYLKNVLYNKSLKNLPDEEWKPIEGFENYEISNYGRVKRCKRWFQSPLGYRYMLEELILQPLFSKNFNNYLQSYTYNLQCKLSRNGKAHTKSLGRIVYYHFIEEFDLEDRTVVIIPKDNNRLHMHCNNLEKISVKEESLRMYHSNRAKNIHVIYLQPVSQYNLEGVLINQFDSIYAAEKELGISCERIINVINKIFLTAGAFRWFLQSDPPSKEEFLINGIKATSGKLFNEALWKNLGRPRINKNNPPPCMNLSVENLPGEYWKPIPIIGFEDQYVISNKGRVKRLSGWSFSGKKRIVKEHILFQFNINRKNTPCYLYCELNNKGKIIKAIVGRLLYYCFVEPFDLNDETLIVINKNEPLWDMDFSKLLLCKSFFTEKKRIK
- a CDS encoding site-specific integrase, which encodes MATVKFIIQSKKQSAVIYVRFSIGSNQVYKRKTRETVNPENWNAKKGMVVQRTALTREALQNQTEQINTLTKLESFILEQYRKRNETEIIGGEWLAEIIDAYYSGGRKIEKLDFIENYLEHYKTDILPFRKYKGKPITKGTRQKHLTIVDKFQEFLKTEKTRLKVSDYNISAGNRFVIFLRGQHLSDNTVGKYLKYTKTIFKDAKIDNIEVHDQLSEIKGFTVDTPTPYLKPEELQRIQELLIVNEKLEQTRDWLIIGCYTGQRASDLFRMTPEKIVSINGKEFINLSQKKTKTPVLVPIHVEVKKILDKRKGSFPAQFSTNLESAKTIFNENLKKISKLAAIDRAEYGRVYDEVEKHYVFGSYPLHDLISSHICRRTFATMYYSKIPTAIIMSVTGHKTETEFLGYIGIDNSTLSEQMYSYWQQLDHNENKDDLAIKNVN